From one Microbacterium sp. 10M-3C3 genomic stretch:
- a CDS encoding Na+/H+ antiporter subunit E: MRSRRDVLRALWRQLPFFVWLVALWMLLWQQLTVLSLLTGIVAAVFVTRVFRLPPVQLSGRLNLLYGVVFVVAFLADVVRGSLIVAAQVLDLRRQPGAAIIAVPLRTDDDLIMSHTAVTASLIPGSLILEADRDRRILYLHVIGVRSNTDLERQRRSVLAWERRIVQAVGSPAQLVQVGVRPAEGASR; encoded by the coding sequence ATGAGGTCACGCCGTGACGTCCTGCGTGCGCTGTGGCGCCAGCTGCCGTTCTTCGTGTGGCTCGTGGCCCTGTGGATGCTGCTGTGGCAGCAGCTGACCGTGCTGTCGCTGCTGACCGGCATCGTGGCCGCCGTCTTCGTCACGCGCGTGTTCCGGCTGCCGCCGGTGCAGCTGTCCGGTCGTCTCAACCTGCTCTACGGCGTCGTGTTCGTCGTGGCATTCCTCGCCGACGTCGTGCGCGGCTCGCTCATCGTCGCCGCCCAGGTGCTCGACCTCCGGCGTCAGCCCGGTGCCGCCATCATCGCGGTGCCGCTGCGCACCGACGACGACCTCATCATGAGCCACACCGCCGTCACGGCCTCGCTCATCCCGGGGTCGCTCATCCTCGAAGCCGACCGCGACCGCCGCATCCTGTACCTGCATGTGATCGGGGTGCGCTCGAACACCGATCTGGAGCGGCAGCGACGCAGCGTCCTGGCGTGGGAGCGACGGATCGTGCAGGCGGTCGGATCGCCCGCGCAGCTCGTGCAGGTCGGCGTGCGGCCCGCGGAAGGAGCGAGCCGATGA
- the argG gene encoding argininosuccinate synthase encodes MSKVLQSLPVGERVGIAFSGGLDTSVAVAWMRDKGAVPCTYTGDLGQYDEDDIASIPGRATQYGAEVSRLVDCKTALVEEGFVALACGAFHIRSGGRTYFNTTPLGRAVTGTLLVRAMKEDGVDIWGDGSTYKGNDIERFYRYGLLANPALRIYKPWLDADFVTELGGRKEMSEWLVAHGFPYRDSVEKAYSTDANIWGATHEAKTLEHLDVSLETVDPIMGVRFWDPAVEIAPEDVTITFEGGRPVAIDGTEYADPVELVRAANAIGGRHGLGMSDQIENRIIEAKSRGIYEAPGMALLFIAYERLVNSILNEDTLATYHEQGRRLGRLMYEGRWLEPQSLMLRESIQKWVGSTISGSVTLRLRRGEDYTILDTTAPHMSYSPEKLSMERVGDAAFGPVDRIGQLTMRNLDIADSRTRLEQYAGLGLIGGPTGDLVGRVTAGEAEEITESATPRTADDEALADATDAAGEAAAFDAGTD; translated from the coding sequence ATGTCCAAGGTGCTGCAGTCCCTCCCCGTCGGCGAGCGCGTCGGCATCGCGTTCTCGGGAGGACTCGACACCTCCGTCGCCGTCGCGTGGATGCGCGACAAGGGCGCAGTGCCGTGCACCTACACGGGCGACCTCGGCCAGTACGACGAGGACGACATCGCGTCGATCCCCGGCCGTGCGACGCAGTACGGCGCCGAGGTGTCGCGCCTGGTCGACTGCAAGACCGCCCTCGTCGAAGAGGGCTTCGTCGCCCTCGCGTGCGGGGCGTTCCACATCCGCTCGGGCGGTCGCACCTACTTCAACACGACTCCCCTCGGTCGCGCGGTGACCGGCACGCTCCTCGTTCGGGCGATGAAGGAGGACGGCGTCGACATCTGGGGCGACGGCTCGACCTACAAGGGCAACGACATCGAGCGCTTCTACCGCTACGGCCTGCTCGCGAACCCCGCGCTGCGCATCTACAAGCCCTGGCTGGACGCCGATTTCGTCACCGAACTCGGCGGCCGCAAGGAAATGAGCGAGTGGCTCGTCGCACACGGCTTCCCCTACCGCGACAGCGTCGAGAAGGCGTACTCGACCGACGCGAACATCTGGGGTGCGACGCACGAGGCCAAGACGCTCGAGCACCTGGACGTGTCGCTGGAGACCGTCGATCCGATCATGGGCGTGCGCTTCTGGGACCCCGCGGTCGAGATCGCGCCCGAAGACGTCACGATCACGTTCGAGGGCGGCCGGCCGGTCGCGATCGACGGCACCGAGTACGCCGATCCCGTGGAGCTCGTGCGCGCGGCCAACGCGATCGGCGGCCGCCACGGCCTCGGCATGAGCGACCAGATCGAGAACCGCATCATCGAGGCGAAGTCGCGCGGCATCTACGAGGCGCCGGGCATGGCGCTGCTCTTCATCGCGTACGAGCGCCTGGTCAACAGCATCCTGAACGAGGACACGCTCGCGACCTATCACGAGCAGGGCCGGCGCCTCGGCCGGCTCATGTACGAGGGCCGCTGGCTCGAGCCGCAGTCGCTCATGCTGCGCGAGTCGATCCAGAAGTGGGTCGGCTCGACGATCAGCGGCTCGGTGACCCTGCGCCTGCGGCGCGGCGAGGACTACACGATCCTCGACACCACGGCGCCGCACATGTCGTACTCCCCCGAAAAGCTCTCGATGGAGCGCGTCGGCGACGCCGCGTTCGGCCCCGTCGACCGCATCGGCCAGCTCACGATGCGCAACCTCGACATCGCCGACTCGCGCACGCGCCTCGAGCAGTACGCGGGCCTCGGCCTCATCGGCGGCCCGACCGGCGATCTCGTCGGACGCGTCACGGCGGGCGAGGCCGAGGAGATCACGGAGTCGGCGACGCCCCGCACCGCCGACGACGAGGCCCTCGCCGACGCGACGGATGCCGCGGGCGAAGCCGCCGCCTTCGACGCCGGCACCGACTGA
- a CDS encoding Na+/H+ antiporter subunit A: MLLLLGAFAALPLALPWLVSRVGARAFYVAAALPMVAFVHTVLLSPRVQAGDIPFETYAWIPSLHIALSMRMDTLSWLLALIVTGVGALVMLYCRWYFRGKTQGVGQFSAVLLAFAGAMYGLVLTDDIVVLVMLWEITSILSYLLIGYYHARGASRRAALQALLVTTIGGLVMLVGVVLLVVETGTTSLSAILDAAPTGAVVDAALVLILVGALSKSAIFPFHFWLPGAMAAPTPVSAYLHAAAMVKAGIYLIARFAPVFAFAAPWRPIVISLGVFTMLLGGVKALRESDLKRVLAFGTVSQLGFLTVVLGYGTQEAALAGLALLLAHALFKSSLFLVVGIIDRQLSTRDISELSGVWRQAPVLAVSSTIAVACMAGVIPTIGFVAKEGALAGLLEEAAHGQAWAIVAVVGVSVGSVLTAAYGLRFLWGAFATKRDTDGARREPTEWPDPPFGFLGAPVVLSALTVVAGVATPWIDAALQPYARTAAPASPGMPEPEKAPYLALWHGFEPALWISLGTLVLGVAVFLLTARSRRFAAARILPFTAVDVYNGTLRAIARLSVFTTSLTQRGSLPVYVGTIFLVFVAAEGTAVLAAPSWRAQLDAWQSPTQLAVAPVMIAAGILAVNARKRYSGVVLVSVTGLGMVVLFATSGAPDLALTQILIETVTLIAFALVLRRIPARMGEHNASVWPKARAVLAVASGLMMGLVAIVATGARVERPISEAWPVLAYEIGQGRNVVNVALVDLRGWDTMGELSVLILAATGVASLVFVTHRADTLSEFTQPLPRLSARGRAPLVETEDGPRPRTPDLRGRPQTWLLGGQKVRPENRSLILEVIVRVLFHSIVIVSLYLLFAGHNLPGGGFAGGLVAGMALVMRYVAGGRYELGAAAPTDAGRLLGAGMLVAIACAIVPLFFGQPPLTSAFFEAELPVLGHVEFVTSTVFDIGVYLVVIGLVLDVLRSLGAEVDRQTQEMRAQGVLP; encoded by the coding sequence ATGCTGCTGCTCCTCGGCGCGTTCGCAGCCCTTCCGCTCGCGCTCCCGTGGCTCGTGTCGCGGGTCGGCGCCCGCGCGTTCTACGTCGCGGCCGCGCTGCCGATGGTCGCGTTCGTGCACACCGTGCTGCTCTCGCCGCGCGTGCAGGCGGGCGACATTCCGTTCGAGACATACGCCTGGATCCCGTCGCTCCACATCGCGCTGTCGATGAGGATGGACACGCTGTCGTGGCTCCTCGCGCTCATCGTCACGGGTGTCGGCGCACTCGTGATGCTCTACTGCCGCTGGTACTTCCGCGGCAAGACGCAGGGGGTCGGGCAGTTCTCTGCCGTCCTGCTCGCCTTTGCCGGCGCGATGTACGGGCTCGTGCTGACCGACGACATCGTCGTGCTCGTGATGCTGTGGGAGATCACGAGCATCCTGTCGTATCTGCTCATCGGCTATTACCACGCCCGCGGTGCCAGCCGTCGCGCGGCCCTGCAGGCGCTGCTGGTGACGACGATCGGCGGCCTCGTCATGCTGGTCGGCGTGGTGCTCCTCGTCGTCGAGACCGGCACGACGAGCCTCTCGGCGATCCTGGATGCCGCGCCCACCGGCGCCGTCGTCGACGCGGCGCTCGTACTGATCCTCGTGGGGGCGTTGAGCAAGTCGGCGATCTTCCCCTTCCACTTCTGGCTGCCCGGCGCCATGGCCGCTCCGACGCCCGTGTCCGCGTACCTGCACGCGGCGGCGATGGTGAAGGCGGGGATCTACCTCATCGCGCGGTTCGCGCCGGTCTTCGCCTTCGCGGCGCCGTGGCGACCGATCGTCATCTCGCTCGGCGTGTTCACGATGCTCCTCGGCGGTGTGAAGGCGCTTCGCGAGAGCGACCTCAAGCGCGTCCTCGCCTTCGGCACGGTCAGCCAGCTCGGCTTCCTCACGGTCGTCCTGGGCTACGGGACGCAGGAGGCCGCGCTCGCGGGACTTGCTCTCCTCCTCGCCCACGCGCTGTTCAAGTCGTCGCTGTTCCTCGTCGTCGGCATCATCGACCGCCAACTGTCGACACGCGACATCTCCGAGCTGAGCGGCGTGTGGCGGCAGGCCCCGGTGCTCGCGGTGTCGTCGACGATCGCGGTGGCCTGCATGGCGGGCGTCATCCCCACGATCGGCTTCGTCGCGAAGGAGGGGGCGCTCGCGGGTCTCCTCGAGGAGGCCGCGCACGGGCAGGCGTGGGCGATCGTGGCGGTCGTGGGCGTCTCCGTCGGCTCGGTGCTCACCGCCGCCTACGGCCTGCGCTTCCTGTGGGGCGCGTTTGCGACCAAGCGCGACACCGACGGCGCGCGCCGCGAGCCGACGGAGTGGCCCGACCCGCCGTTCGGCTTCCTCGGCGCGCCCGTCGTCCTCTCGGCGCTCACCGTCGTCGCGGGCGTCGCGACGCCGTGGATCGACGCTGCGCTGCAGCCCTACGCCCGCACCGCCGCCCCGGCGAGCCCCGGGATGCCGGAGCCCGAGAAGGCGCCGTATCTCGCGCTGTGGCACGGGTTCGAACCGGCGCTGTGGATCTCGCTCGGCACGCTCGTCCTGGGCGTCGCCGTCTTCCTGCTGACGGCGCGCTCACGCCGGTTCGCGGCCGCACGGATCCTGCCGTTCACGGCCGTCGACGTGTACAACGGCACGCTCCGCGCCATCGCGCGGCTGTCGGTGTTCACGACCTCGCTCACGCAGCGCGGCTCGCTGCCGGTGTACGTCGGCACGATCTTCCTCGTCTTCGTCGCCGCCGAGGGCACCGCGGTGCTGGCGGCGCCGTCGTGGCGCGCGCAGCTGGACGCGTGGCAGTCGCCGACGCAGCTCGCCGTCGCCCCCGTCATGATCGCCGCGGGGATCCTCGCCGTGAACGCGCGCAAGCGCTACAGCGGCGTCGTGCTCGTGTCGGTCACCGGTCTCGGCATGGTCGTGCTGTTCGCGACGAGCGGTGCGCCCGACCTCGCGCTGACCCAGATCCTCATCGAAACGGTCACGCTCATCGCCTTCGCGCTCGTGCTCCGCCGCATCCCCGCGCGGATGGGGGAGCACAACGCGTCGGTGTGGCCCAAGGCGCGCGCCGTCCTGGCCGTCGCCTCCGGCCTCATGATGGGGCTCGTGGCGATCGTGGCCACCGGCGCGCGGGTCGAGCGGCCGATCTCCGAGGCGTGGCCGGTCCTGGCGTACGAGATCGGCCAGGGGCGCAACGTCGTCAACGTCGCCCTCGTCGACCTGCGCGGCTGGGACACGATGGGGGAGCTCTCGGTGCTCATCCTCGCCGCCACGGGAGTCGCCTCGCTCGTGTTCGTGACGCACCGCGCCGACACGCTGAGCGAGTTCACGCAGCCGCTGCCGCGGCTGTCGGCCCGTGGGCGCGCGCCGCTCGTCGAGACCGAGGACGGCCCGCGGCCGCGCACGCCCGACCTGCGGGGTCGCCCGCAGACGTGGCTGCTCGGCGGTCAGAAGGTCCGCCCGGAGAACCGCTCGCTGATCCTCGAGGTGATCGTGCGAGTGCTCTTCCACTCGATCGTCATCGTGTCGCTGTACCTGCTGTTCGCGGGCCACAACCTTCCCGGCGGCGGGTTCGCGGGGGGCCTCGTCGCCGGCATGGCGCTCGTCATGCGCTACGTCGCGGGCGGCCGCTACGAGCTCGGCGCCGCCGCGCCCACCGACGCGGGCCGCCTGCTCGGCGCCGGGATGCTCGTGGCCATCGCGTGCGCGATCGTGCCGCTGTTCTTCGGTCAGCCGCCGCTGACGAGCGCGTTCTTCGAGGCCGAGCTGCCCGTGCTCGGCCACGTCGAGTTCGTCACCTCGACGGTGTTCGACATCGGGGTGTACCTGGTGGTCATCGGTCTCGTGCTCGACGTGCTGCGCAGCCTCGGCGCCGAGGTCGACCGCCAGACGCAGGAGATGCGCGCCCAGGGGGTGCTGCCCTGA
- a CDS encoding winged helix-turn-helix transcriptional regulator codes for MSRWGVLVLSELSEGTRRWGQLRRDVAGISEKMLATTLRTLTTDGLVSRTSLPTVPPHVEYRLTDRGRDLMTHMLPLLEWISVHATEIVGDDAVQPPEAGGVSRSSRSSSA; via the coding sequence ATGAGCCGGTGGGGCGTTCTCGTGCTGTCGGAGTTGAGCGAGGGGACGCGCCGGTGGGGGCAGCTGCGCCGTGACGTCGCGGGCATCAGCGAGAAGATGCTCGCCACGACGCTGCGCACCCTCACGACCGACGGCCTCGTGTCGCGCACGTCACTTCCCACGGTGCCGCCGCACGTCGAGTACCGGCTCACCGATCGCGGCCGCGACCTCATGACGCACATGCTGCCGCTGCTCGAGTGGATCAGCGTGCACGCGACGGAGATCGTCGGGGACGACGCCGTTCAGCCGCCGGAGGCGGGCGGCGTCTCGCGCTCGTCGCGCAGCTCGTCGGCGTAG
- the mnhG gene encoding monovalent cation/H(+) antiporter subunit G, translating to MSVLAALGSDAPTTPLDAWIDGAALVLILVGALLCLTAAIGVLRFRDVPTRLHAATKPQVLGLIVICLAIALSLRSWPVVAFLVPIVVIQLATAPLSAHMVGRQAYRNDTVERSSLYADELRDERETPPASGG from the coding sequence ATGAGCGTGCTCGCCGCCCTGGGGTCGGATGCGCCGACCACCCCGCTCGACGCCTGGATCGACGGCGCCGCGCTCGTGCTGATCCTCGTCGGGGCGCTCCTGTGCCTGACCGCGGCGATCGGCGTGCTGCGGTTCCGTGACGTGCCCACACGCCTGCACGCGGCCACCAAGCCGCAGGTGCTCGGGCTGATCGTCATCTGCCTCGCGATCGCGCTCTCGCTGCGGTCGTGGCCGGTCGTCGCGTTCCTCGTGCCCATCGTGGTGATCCAGCTGGCGACGGCGCCGCTGTCGGCGCACATGGTAGGGCGGCAGGCCTACCGCAACGATACGGTCGAGCGTTCGAGCCTCTACGCCGACGAGCTGCGCGACGAGCGCGAGACGCCGCCCGCCTCCGGCGGCTGA
- a CDS encoding YhgE/Pip domain-containing protein, producing MRVPQMIAAELRRLTSTRMSLIALIALLAVPILYGGLYLWANQDPYGNLSRVPVALVVEDQGATVNGEQRNFGDEVAGELLGGDAFQWHRVDAAAAEQGLSDGTYDFTVEIPADFSAAIASISSDAPRQAGLQLRTNDANNYLASTIGSQAVARIQQTVAQKVADEAGLTLLNALNTIRVQLSDAADGAQQLVDGLGTAEEGSGRLAEGAQALASGTAQLRDGASQLADGAARLSDGAAQVSSGTAQLDRIARRVASASQDAANQLPVARTDIARLLQDAGLNPAQIDAVLARLDPIGDRLATANGRVQDAAGQIDRLDAGAAQVASGSAALASGSATLASGAASAADGAAQLSSGATQLDDGLGQLSSGATQLQQGLASGVQQIPDTDEATRTAQAQTLSDPIDVVSGALAQAQNYGAGLAPFFAALAGWIGIYALFLIVKPVSRRAVTALHDPLRVTLAGWLTPAMLGGVQMLGLFAVLALALGFSFANPLATLGILLLATATYAAIVLALNVWLGSVGQFLGLVLMVLQLVTAGGTFPWQTLPTPLAALHHVLPMGYVVDAMRQVMYGGDLSRVGIDLAVLGVWLVGAGLVAALGVGRMTRHRTLRDLQPSVIG from the coding sequence ATGAGAGTGCCGCAGATGATCGCCGCCGAGCTGCGGCGGCTGACCTCCACCCGCATGTCGCTCATCGCGCTCATCGCGCTGCTGGCCGTGCCCATCCTGTACGGCGGGCTCTACCTGTGGGCCAACCAGGACCCGTACGGCAACCTGTCGCGCGTGCCGGTCGCCCTCGTGGTCGAGGATCAGGGCGCGACCGTCAACGGCGAGCAGCGCAACTTCGGCGACGAGGTCGCCGGCGAGCTCCTCGGCGGCGACGCGTTCCAGTGGCACCGGGTCGACGCGGCCGCGGCCGAGCAGGGGCTGTCGGACGGGACGTACGACTTCACCGTGGAGATCCCCGCCGACTTCTCCGCCGCGATCGCCTCGATCTCCTCCGACGCGCCGCGCCAAGCGGGTCTGCAGCTGCGCACGAACGACGCCAACAACTACCTCGCCTCCACGATCGGCTCACAGGCCGTTGCGCGCATCCAGCAGACCGTCGCGCAGAAGGTCGCCGACGAGGCGGGTCTGACGCTGCTGAACGCGCTCAACACGATCCGCGTGCAGCTCTCCGACGCCGCCGACGGCGCGCAGCAGCTCGTCGACGGGCTCGGCACCGCTGAGGAAGGCAGCGGGCGCCTCGCCGAGGGGGCCCAGGCGCTCGCCAGCGGCACCGCGCAGCTGCGCGACGGCGCGTCGCAGCTCGCCGACGGCGCCGCGAGGCTCTCCGACGGCGCCGCGCAGGTGTCCAGCGGTACCGCGCAGCTCGACCGGATCGCCCGCCGCGTCGCGAGCGCGTCGCAGGATGCGGCGAACCAGCTGCCGGTCGCGCGCACCGACATCGCGCGGCTGCTGCAGGATGCGGGCCTCAACCCGGCGCAGATCGACGCCGTGCTCGCGCGGCTCGATCCGATCGGCGACCGCCTCGCCACCGCGAACGGCCGCGTGCAGGACGCCGCCGGGCAGATCGACCGGCTCGACGCCGGCGCGGCGCAGGTGGCCTCCGGCAGCGCCGCCCTCGCGTCGGGGAGTGCGACGCTCGCGTCGGGCGCCGCATCCGCCGCCGACGGCGCGGCACAGCTCTCGAGCGGCGCGACGCAGCTCGACGACGGGCTCGGGCAGCTCTCGAGCGGCGCGACGCAGCTGCAGCAGGGCCTCGCCTCGGGGGTGCAGCAGATCCCCGACACCGACGAGGCGACGCGCACGGCCCAGGCGCAGACGCTCTCCGACCCGATCGATGTCGTGTCCGGCGCGCTCGCCCAGGCGCAGAACTACGGCGCCGGCCTCGCCCCCTTCTTCGCCGCCCTCGCGGGCTGGATCGGGATCTACGCGCTGTTCCTCATCGTGAAGCCGGTGTCGCGTCGTGCGGTGACGGCCCTCCACGACCCGCTTCGCGTAACGCTCGCCGGATGGCTCACCCCCGCGATGCTCGGCGGCGTGCAGATGCTGGGCCTGTTCGCGGTGCTCGCGCTGGCGCTCGGCTTCTCGTTCGCGAACCCTCTCGCGACCCTCGGCATCCTGCTGCTGGCGACCGCGACGTACGCGGCGATCGTGCTGGCGCTGAACGTGTGGCTCGGGTCGGTCGGGCAGTTCCTCGGGCTCGTGCTCATGGTGCTGCAGCTCGTCACGGCCGGCGGCACGTTCCCATGGCAGACGCTGCCGACTCCGCTCGCGGCGCTGCACCACGTGCTGCCGATGGGATACGTCGTCGATGCGATGCGGCAGGTCATGTACGGCGGCGACCTCTCCCGCGTCGGCATCGACCTCGCGGTGCTGGGCGTGTGGCTCGTGGGCGCGGGCCTCGTCGCAGCCCTCGGCGTCGGCCGCATGACGCGCCACCGCACGCTCCGCGACCTCCAGCCGAGCGTCATCGGCTGA
- a CDS encoding Na+/H+ antiporter subunit D produces MSALVPLLVTLPLAGAGIALIAGRHRKTQVAVSLATLTATLVIAAVLLVIVDASDTPLAVSVGGWPIPFGIVLYVDRLSALLVVVSSLVLLAVLLFSVGQGAADGDDETPVSIFHPSYLILSAGIFTAFIAGDLFNLYVGFEILLVASYVLITLGSTESRIRTGVVYIVVSLVSSILFLASIATIYGALGTVNMAQLSERMSELPQETQLVLHLMLLLAFGIKAAVFPLSFWLPDSYPTAPAPVTAVFAGLLTKVGVYALIRTETQIFRDNDVNVLLLVVALATMIVGVLGALAQAELKRILSFTLVSHIGYMVFGLAIATPVAIGATIYYTVHHIVVQTTLFLAVGLVERRAGSTSILRVRGLMRAAPVLAVLYFIPAVNLGGLPPFSGFIGKYGLFEAAAQVGTPLMIVLIVGGIVTSLLTLYALMRAWNLAFWREEEDSAETEARISYLGSAPAAALMTERRSIPRVMTAATAGMVAVTVALTVFAGPLYDVCTRIGQTLLEPITVVQVENGLESGGQR; encoded by the coding sequence ATGAGCGCCCTCGTGCCCCTCCTCGTCACGCTGCCGCTCGCGGGCGCCGGCATCGCGCTCATCGCCGGGCGTCACCGCAAGACGCAGGTGGCGGTGTCGCTCGCGACGCTGACCGCGACGCTCGTGATCGCCGCGGTGCTGCTCGTGATCGTCGACGCCTCCGATACGCCGCTGGCGGTGTCGGTGGGCGGATGGCCGATCCCGTTCGGCATCGTGCTCTACGTCGACCGGCTCTCCGCGCTGCTCGTGGTCGTCTCGAGCCTCGTCCTCCTCGCGGTCCTGCTCTTCTCCGTCGGCCAGGGCGCCGCCGACGGCGACGACGAGACGCCCGTGTCGATCTTCCATCCGTCCTACCTGATCCTGTCCGCCGGGATCTTCACGGCCTTCATCGCGGGCGACCTGTTCAACCTCTACGTCGGGTTCGAGATCCTCCTCGTCGCGTCGTACGTGCTGATCACCCTGGGAAGCACGGAGTCGCGCATCCGCACGGGCGTCGTCTACATCGTCGTGTCGCTCGTGTCGTCGATCCTGTTCCTGGCCTCGATCGCGACGATCTACGGTGCCCTCGGGACTGTGAACATGGCGCAGCTGTCGGAGCGCATGAGTGAGCTGCCGCAGGAGACGCAGCTCGTGCTCCACCTCATGCTGCTGCTCGCCTTCGGCATCAAGGCGGCCGTCTTCCCGCTGTCGTTCTGGCTTCCCGACTCCTACCCGACGGCGCCCGCACCGGTCACGGCGGTCTTCGCGGGACTGCTGACCAAGGTCGGCGTCTACGCGCTCATCCGCACCGAGACGCAGATCTTCCGCGACAACGACGTGAACGTGCTCCTGCTGGTGGTCGCCCTCGCCACGATGATCGTCGGGGTGCTCGGCGCGCTCGCGCAGGCCGAGCTCAAGCGCATCCTGTCGTTCACGCTCGTGAGCCACATCGGGTACATGGTGTTCGGCCTCGCGATCGCGACCCCGGTGGCGATCGGGGCCACGATCTACTACACCGTGCACCACATCGTCGTGCAGACGACGCTGTTCCTCGCGGTGGGACTCGTCGAGCGCCGGGCCGGCAGCACGTCGATCCTGCGCGTGCGCGGTCTCATGCGCGCGGCGCCCGTGCTCGCGGTGCTGTACTTCATCCCGGCCGTGAACCTCGGCGGGCTCCCGCCCTTCTCGGGGTTCATCGGGAAGTACGGGCTGTTCGAGGCGGCTGCCCAGGTCGGCACGCCACTCATGATCGTGCTGATCGTCGGCGGCATCGTGACATCGCTGCTGACCCTCTACGCGCTCATGCGCGCGTGGAACCTCGCGTTCTGGCGCGAGGAGGAGGACTCCGCCGAGACCGAGGCGCGGATCTCCTACCTCGGCTCCGCACCCGCGGCGGCCCTCATGACCGAGCGCCGCTCGATCCCGCGCGTCATGACGGCGGCGACGGCCGGCATGGTCGCGGTGACCGTCGCGCTGACCGTCTTCGCAGGCCCGCTCTACGACGTGTGCACGCGCATCGGCCAGACCCTCCTCGAGCCGATCACCGTCGTGCAGGTGGAGAACGGCCTCGAGAGCGGGGGTCAGCGATGA
- a CDS encoding TetR family transcriptional regulator, producing the protein MTSTTSSRRSDARANRAGILSAAADAIASDPRASLDAIARRAGLTRRAVYGHFVDRDELVREVLATGAARFNAIAEEVDDADSRVALARLASRLWAEAAHVQAAAAIALDDAHVAETSAALAPLRRRIDAIVRRGQESGELRTDLPAPTLARLIEETGRMVVARVDAASATARSVAVRAVLSIAGLSWTEAAALLAQHPDLEA; encoded by the coding sequence GTGACCTCGACCACCTCCTCGCGACGGAGTGACGCGCGCGCCAACCGCGCGGGCATCCTGAGCGCGGCCGCCGACGCGATCGCGTCCGACCCCCGCGCGTCGCTCGACGCGATCGCACGCCGCGCCGGCCTCACCCGCCGCGCCGTGTACGGGCACTTCGTCGACCGGGACGAGCTCGTGCGCGAAGTGCTCGCGACCGGCGCCGCCCGCTTCAACGCGATCGCGGAGGAGGTGGACGACGCCGACAGCCGCGTCGCGCTCGCGCGCCTCGCCTCCCGGCTGTGGGCCGAGGCCGCCCATGTGCAGGCCGCGGCCGCCATCGCGCTCGATGACGCGCACGTCGCCGAGACCTCCGCGGCCCTCGCGCCGCTGCGCCGCCGCATCGACGCCATCGTGCGCCGCGGGCAGGAGAGCGGGGAGTTGCGCACCGACCTCCCCGCGCCCACCCTCGCGCGGCTCATCGAGGAGACCGGCCGCATGGTGGTCGCGCGCGTGGATGCGGCGTCCGCCACCGCGCGCTCCGTCGCGGTGCGGGCGGTCCTGAGCATCGCGGGACTCTCGTGGACCGAGGCCGCCGCCCTGCTGGCGCAGCATCCGGATCTGGAGGCGTGA
- a CDS encoding monovalent cation/H+ antiporter complex subunit F: MNVLLIVIYAVFAVAAILTLWRIVVGPSILDRAVASDVLLTEVMCVLGAEMAINQHTRTLPVMLIIAAVGVFGSVSIARFVARKDNADR; encoded by the coding sequence ATGAACGTGCTCCTCATCGTCATCTACGCGGTGTTCGCGGTCGCCGCGATCCTCACGCTGTGGCGTATCGTCGTCGGGCCGTCGATCCTCGACCGCGCCGTCGCATCCGATGTGCTCCTGACGGAGGTGATGTGCGTGCTGGGCGCGGAGATGGCCATCAACCAGCACACGCGGACGCTGCCGGTCATGCTCATCATCGCCGCGGTCGGCGTATTCGGCTCGGTGTCGATCGCCCGCTTCGTCGCACGGAAGGACAACGCCGACCGATGA
- a CDS encoding Na(+)/H(+) antiporter subunit C encodes MNVSLVLIVIMAVLFACGVYAMLERSLTRVLIGFLLLGNAANLLLLIVLGPPGIAPFYGDEGRVSDPLPMALTLTAIVITFAVSAFLLALIYRSWQLGQADTVVDDAEDVALRERPSDEDEMDMDVEVDDTDDDATTDFLGTDTSPIRILRSTDLAGIRDEAPVDRPVWRDVADDGGEDR; translated from the coding sequence ATGAACGTGTCGCTCGTGCTCATCGTGATCATGGCCGTGCTCTTCGCGTGCGGCGTGTACGCGATGCTCGAGCGCAGTCTCACGCGTGTGCTCATCGGCTTCCTGCTCCTGGGCAATGCGGCGAACCTGCTCCTGCTGATCGTGCTCGGGCCGCCCGGCATCGCTCCCTTCTACGGCGACGAGGGGCGGGTGTCCGATCCGCTGCCGATGGCCCTCACCCTGACGGCCATCGTCATCACGTTCGCCGTGTCGGCGTTCCTCCTCGCCCTCATCTACCGGTCGTGGCAGCTCGGTCAGGCCGACACCGTGGTCGACGACGCCGAAGACGTCGCCCTGCGCGAGCGCCCCTCCGACGAGGACGAGATGGACATGGACGTCGAGGTCGACGACACCGACGACGACGCGACCACCGACTTCCTCGGCACCGACACGTCGCCGATCCGGATCCTCCGCAGCACCGACCTCGCCGGCATCCGCGACGAGGCGCCGGTCGACCGACCGGTCTGGCGCGATGTCGCCGACGACGGGGGAGAGGACCGATGA